In the genome of Lysobacter sp. 5GHs7-4, the window GCGGAGCTGAAGAAGCCGGTGGTGGCCAAGGCGGACGAGGCGGCGACCAAGCGTTGAGGTTGCGCGCCTAAGAGCGAATCCCCCTCACTCCCCCTTTTCCAAAGGGGGAAGTCGTGCGCGGCGACTTGGATGATGTTGCGCGCTGGGAGGATGCGCCTGCCTCCGCTCCACGGACGAGGTGACGCCCAATTCAGGCCGTACAGCCTCCCCCTTTGAAAAAGGGGGAGTGAGGGGAATTCGCTTTCCGCCCTCAGCGCGGCTTCGCCGGCAGCGGAAACGGCGTCACCACTTTCTCGCCGGTCGCCGCGTCGCGGATCGCCGACTGGCCCTTACGCTCGACTTCCTCGATGCGCACGATGCTCTGCATCGGCAGGTGCAGCATGCGGGTGTTGCCGAACTCGTCGCGCAAACGCTCCTCGGTCGGGTCCACGACCAGGCCCTCGTGCACGTCGAACACCAGCTCGCCGACTTCGGTGAAGCCCCACAGCGCGCCGGAGGCGACGTGCCGCGCGTACAGCTCGTAGACCTTGCCGGCGTTGAGGAAGGTGACTTTGTAGAGCGTCTTGGCCATGGCTGCTGCAATCGGGAAGGGAGGCCGCGCATCGCTGAAACGCGGCGCGGTGCGTTGATTAGCGTGGGGCCGGCCGCCGCCAACTCAAGGCACGCGCAGAAAGCCGGTGGGCGCCGAACCTCAGAACCCGCGCTTGCGCCGCATGCGCCGCGCGATGCCCGCGCGCGCGATCAGCGCGAACGCGCCGCCGAACGCGAAACCGGCCAGATGCGCCGACCACGCCACCGCGCCGAAGGCCGGGCCGATGAAGGTGAACACCACCTGCAGCAGCGCCCACACCCCGATCAGCAGCGGCGCCGGCACCTTCACGAACTGCAGGAACAGGCCCAGCGGCACCACCACGCCGAGCTTGGCGCCGGGGAACAGCGCCAGGTAGGCGCCGATCAGCGCCGACACCGCGCCGCTGGCGCCGATGATCAGGCGGTCGGGGGTGCCGATCGCGATCAC includes:
- a CDS encoding DUF1820 family protein, coding for MAKTLYKVTFLNAGKVYELYARHVASGALWGFTEVGELVFDVHEGLVVDPTEERLRDEFGNTRMLHLPMQSIVRIEEVERKGQSAIRDAATGEKVVTPFPLPAKPR